The Candidatus Eisenbacteria bacterium genome includes a region encoding these proteins:
- a CDS encoding alcohol dehydrogenase catalytic domain-containing protein, with translation MRQLTCIAPGTVEWREVPEPRLEGDGEALVRPLAVARCDIDPFLTAGLFPPRGPFALGHECVAEIVALGDAVRGLAVGQRVVVAFQVSCGACRSCGAGHTANCDRYPVLSDYGMQPLSGVEYGGMLADVARVPHAEAMLAPVPAGLDSVALGSVSDNVLDGYRAVAPHLADFPGADVLIVSHGLKSVPLYAAQTAVALGAARVDYASDDAEVLASAERLGAHPIRTDFEKPERRYPIVVDAGLTPSGLRYAIRATAPEGTLQSVSFYVGGDMAMPLGRLYTLGIRFFVGRAHSAALLPEVMSLIQQRRLRPEEVTTRVVDWEEAAVAYLEPAIKLVVRRS, from the coding sequence ATGAGACAACTCACTTGCATCGCTCCCGGCACCGTCGAATGGCGAGAAGTCCCCGAGCCCCGGCTCGAGGGGGATGGGGAGGCCCTGGTTCGCCCGCTGGCCGTCGCACGCTGCGACATCGATCCTTTCCTCACCGCAGGCTTGTTTCCCCCGCGTGGACCGTTTGCGCTCGGCCACGAATGCGTCGCGGAGATCGTGGCGCTGGGGGACGCGGTCCGTGGGCTCGCGGTCGGTCAGCGCGTGGTGGTGGCGTTCCAGGTCTCGTGTGGCGCCTGTCGATCCTGTGGCGCGGGCCACACCGCGAACTGCGACAGATACCCGGTGCTCTCCGACTACGGCATGCAGCCGCTCTCGGGCGTCGAGTACGGCGGCATGCTCGCCGACGTCGCCCGCGTCCCCCACGCGGAGGCGATGCTCGCGCCGGTTCCGGCCGGCCTCGACTCGGTGGCGCTCGGCAGCGTGTCCGACAACGTGCTCGACGGCTATCGCGCCGTCGCCCCGCACCTGGCCGACTTCCCCGGGGCCGACGTGCTGATCGTCAGCCACGGACTGAAGAGCGTGCCGCTCTACGCCGCGCAGACCGCCGTCGCGCTCGGCGCGGCTCGCGTCGACTATGCGAGCGACGATGCGGAAGTGCTCGCGTCGGCCGAGCGCCTGGGTGCCCATCCCATCCGTACCGACTTCGAGAAACCCGAGCGCCGCTACCCGATCGTGGTCGACGCGGGGCTCACGCCGTCCGGCCTGCGCTATGCGATTCGCGCGACGGCGCCGGAGGGCACGCTCCAGAGCGTCAGCTTCTATGTCGGTGGCGACATGGCGATGCCGCTCGGGCGGCTCTACACGTTGGGGATCCGGTTCTTCGTCGGACGCGCCCACTCGGCGGCGCTCCTGCCGGAAGTGATGTCACTGATTCAGCAGAGACGCCTGCGTCCCGAGGAAGTGACGACGCGGGTCGTCGACTGGGAGGAGGCGGCAGTCGCGTACCTCGAGCCGGCGATCAAGCTCGTGGTGCGGCGGTCATGA
- a CDS encoding cytidylate kinase-like family protein: MQDRLRERPPREPRPTLTIARQFGCEGYPLAEWLKETLDARTGAAWTIFDKALIEQVSRETHLSEQLFANLGDESRVLDALASTIPGWRTHAERFELLARQIVRIARTGNAIIVGRGAAVLTQALPNCFHFRLEATYEHRVASIQERLGLDRQAADALVRENEQRRERFLDEMLHCSIANTRYYHAVYDTTRSPIERVGASICALLPFLG, encoded by the coding sequence GTGCAGGATCGTCTGCGCGAGCGTCCGCCGCGCGAGCCGAGGCCCACGCTCACGATCGCCCGCCAGTTCGGCTGCGAGGGGTATCCGTTGGCCGAGTGGCTGAAGGAGACCCTCGACGCCCGCACGGGCGCAGCCTGGACGATCTTCGACAAGGCGCTGATCGAACAGGTGAGCCGTGAGACCCACCTCTCGGAGCAGCTCTTCGCAAATCTCGGGGACGAGTCGCGCGTTCTCGACGCGCTGGCGTCGACCATTCCGGGCTGGCGAACACACGCGGAGCGCTTCGAGCTGCTCGCACGCCAGATCGTGCGCATCGCGCGGACGGGTAATGCCATCATCGTCGGGCGCGGCGCCGCGGTGCTCACGCAGGCGCTGCCGAACTGCTTCCACTTCCGGCTCGAGGCGACGTACGAGCATCGCGTGGCCTCGATTCAGGAGCGCCTTGGGCTCGACCGCCAGGCCGCCGATGCGCTCGTCCGCGAGAACGAGCAGCGGCGCGAGCGCTTTCTCGACGAGATGCTCCACTGCTCGATCGCCAACACCCGCTACTACCACGCGGTCTACGACACCACCCGGAGCCCGATCGAGCGCGTCGGCGCGAGCATCTGCGCGCTGCTTCCCTTCCTCGGGTAG
- a CDS encoding nitroreductase family protein, with product MDDTKDACGFPLAMPIEEAMRTQRSIRRFKPDPVDDELLLHLIELATKAPAGGGRRYAEFIIVRDRNVKAQLARLNRVAWSSYGNLWRWFARHDEETLRALKAVDYLVDHYEEVPAIIVACVRWNTYGPIVSGLRLPFPPFMASIYYGSIFPAVQNLLLAARAAGLGASLTVMPLWSTFLARRALGMPLWSSPVAVIPVGWPRGRYGPTTRPPVSEYVHYDTYGNRSRPTVGDS from the coding sequence ATGGACGACACGAAGGACGCCTGCGGATTCCCGCTGGCGATGCCGATCGAAGAGGCGATGCGGACGCAGCGCTCGATCCGCCGATTCAAGCCCGATCCGGTGGACGACGAGCTGCTCCTCCACTTGATCGAGCTCGCGACGAAGGCCCCGGCCGGTGGCGGACGCCGATACGCCGAGTTCATCATCGTGCGGGACCGGAACGTCAAAGCACAGCTGGCGCGCCTGAACCGGGTCGCGTGGTCGAGCTATGGCAACCTCTGGCGTTGGTTCGCGCGCCACGACGAAGAGACGCTCCGGGCGCTGAAGGCGGTCGACTATCTCGTCGACCACTACGAGGAGGTCCCCGCCATCATCGTCGCCTGCGTCCGGTGGAACACCTATGGACCGATCGTCAGCGGCCTGCGCCTCCCCTTCCCTCCCTTCATGGCGAGCATCTACTACGGCTCGATCTTCCCTGCCGTCCAGAACCTCCTGCTCGCCGCACGCGCTGCGGGCCTCGGCGCCTCTCTCACGGTCATGCCGTTGTGGAGCACCTTCCTCGCCCGGCGCGCGCTCGGCATGCCGCTCTGGTCGTCGCCCGTCGCGGTGATTCCGGTGGGCTGGCCACGGGGGCGGTACGGCCCGACGACACGACCACCGGTTTCGGAGTACGTCCACTACGACACCTACGGCAACCGATCCCGTCCCACCGTGGGGGATTCGTAG
- a CDS encoding PTS sugar transporter subunit IIA, with amino-acid sequence MQLGVRDVSKLLNVSEKTIYRWISQGVLPAYRINDQYRFNRAELLEWATSRKMNVSAEVFDEPESNAAPIPGLVESLQAGGIVYRLGGTDKESVLRALVENMRLPEEVDRDFLLRVLLAREALQSTGIGDGIAIPHVRNPIVLHVSRPMITLCFLEKPIDFGALDGKPVHVLFSLVSPTVRAHLRLLSRLSFALHDPVFKKAITQQASRDEILEAARRVEENLDHASADGKKGKR; translated from the coding sequence GTGCAACTCGGCGTCCGCGACGTGTCGAAGCTGCTGAACGTCTCCGAGAAGACGATCTATCGCTGGATCAGCCAGGGCGTCCTGCCGGCCTACCGCATCAACGACCAGTACCGCTTCAACCGCGCGGAGCTCCTCGAGTGGGCGACGTCGCGAAAAATGAACGTCTCGGCCGAAGTGTTCGACGAGCCCGAGAGCAACGCGGCGCCCATTCCGGGGCTCGTCGAGTCGCTTCAGGCGGGCGGGATCGTCTACCGGCTCGGCGGCACGGACAAGGAATCCGTCCTGCGCGCCCTCGTCGAGAACATGCGCCTGCCCGAGGAGGTCGATCGCGACTTCCTGCTCCGCGTGCTGCTCGCCCGCGAGGCGCTGCAATCGACGGGCATCGGCGACGGCATCGCCATCCCGCACGTGCGGAATCCCATCGTCCTCCACGTGTCGCGGCCGATGATCACGCTGTGCTTCCTCGAGAAGCCGATCGACTTCGGCGCCCTGGATGGCAAGCCCGTGCACGTGCTGTTCTCGCTCGTGAGCCCAACGGTGCGGGCGCATCTCCGACTGCTCTCGCGATTGTCGTTCGCGCTCCACGACCCCGTGTTCAAGAAGGCCATCACGCAGCAGGCGTCGCGCGACGAGATCCTCGAGGCCGCGCGGCGCGTCGAGGAGAACCTCGACCACGCATCGGCCGACGGCAAGAAGGGGAAGCGTTGA
- a CDS encoding lysophospholipid acyltransferase family protein — MERESAGLVKNPFTTGDDPHAAGEARYRGWRIPLNRLIWRAHIFTASSLIVWVERVRPNRGLGLRIFSASARLTNRLIGVRVEVTGLDKLDATQAYVFTPDHRSHADITALMAALPTARYAAKRELFDEPVLGAAMRALGMIPIDRDNPALAKRTLDEAAAKLGRSVSVVIFPEGTRAPAGQMLPFKAGAFVFAIEQQIPVVPVAVHNAAQVMPAHGYLSIPGGRVVVEILDPIATAGLTYEDRHRLKERVRTALLQALRPEDGGVADRRDLGSFTGHALGVRAMAARTTSGASPSCSGSSPRGAEEESHP; from the coding sequence ATGGAACGAGAGTCGGCAGGTCTCGTGAAGAACCCGTTCACCACGGGGGACGACCCGCACGCGGCGGGGGAGGCACGCTACCGGGGGTGGCGTATCCCGCTCAACCGGCTCATCTGGCGCGCCCACATCTTCACCGCGAGCTCGTTGATCGTCTGGGTCGAGCGGGTCCGCCCGAACCGGGGGCTTGGCCTGCGGATCTTCTCCGCGTCGGCCAGGCTCACGAACCGGCTCATCGGCGTCCGGGTCGAAGTGACCGGTCTCGACAAGCTCGATGCGACGCAGGCCTACGTCTTCACGCCCGATCACCGGAGCCACGCCGACATCACGGCGCTCATGGCGGCGCTTCCGACGGCACGCTACGCCGCCAAGCGGGAGCTGTTCGACGAGCCGGTGCTCGGAGCGGCGATGCGGGCGCTCGGCATGATCCCGATCGACCGCGACAACCCGGCACTCGCGAAACGGACGCTCGACGAGGCCGCCGCAAAGCTCGGGAGGTCGGTGTCGGTGGTGATCTTTCCCGAGGGCACCCGTGCCCCCGCCGGACAGATGCTCCCGTTCAAGGCGGGCGCCTTCGTGTTCGCCATCGAGCAGCAGATCCCTGTCGTTCCCGTCGCCGTCCACAACGCGGCGCAGGTGATGCCGGCCCACGGATACCTCTCCATCCCCGGTGGGCGTGTGGTGGTCGAGATACTCGACCCCATCGCGACCGCCGGGCTCACGTACGAGGATCGCCATCGGCTCAAGGAGCGGGTACGCACGGCCTTGCTCCAGGCTCTGCGTCCGGAAGACGGCGGAGTCGCCGATCGACGCGACCTGGGCTCTTTCACCGGCCACGCGCTCGGGGTGCGCGCCATGGCTGCCCGGACCACGTCGGGTGCATCGCCGTCGTGCTCCGGATCCTCACCTCGTGGCGCGGAAGAGGAATCGCACCCGTGA
- a CDS encoding acyl-CoA desaturase yields MTTNPTCRSRPLSPDEVAAFGAELDALRRDTMASVGAREADYVHGVQAFVRYGEIGGRGLLIFGWLPPAWLAGTTLLSFSKIVENMELGHNVMHGQYDWMRDPALDGRRYEWDTACPGDAWRHSHNYMHHTYTNVEGKDRDLGYGILRLTDAHPWQPAHVLQPLAAAALALLFQWGVALHDLEFDQALRGEKPWHRLRQELGAIVKKGARQLLKDYVFFPAIAGPAAPPVLLGNLTANLVRNVWAFAIIFCGHFTADVETFDEAVLAGETRGQWYLRQLKGSSNLDGGPAFHFLSGNLSLQIEHHLFPDVPAVRYADMAEKVREICARYGQHYNTGPFTRQFASVIRRIFRYSLPTTHSRATHACAA; encoded by the coding sequence ATGACTACGAACCCGACGTGCAGGAGCCGGCCACTCAGCCCCGACGAGGTCGCCGCCTTCGGCGCCGAACTCGATGCGCTGCGCCGCGACACCATGGCGAGCGTCGGCGCGCGCGAGGCCGACTACGTCCACGGCGTGCAAGCCTTCGTGCGCTATGGCGAGATCGGGGGTCGTGGGTTGCTGATCTTCGGCTGGCTGCCCCCGGCCTGGCTCGCGGGCACGACGCTGCTGTCGTTCTCGAAGATCGTGGAGAACATGGAGCTCGGCCACAACGTCATGCACGGCCAGTACGACTGGATGCGCGATCCCGCGCTCGACGGCCGGCGCTACGAGTGGGACACGGCATGCCCGGGCGACGCCTGGCGCCACTCGCACAACTACATGCACCACACCTACACCAACGTCGAAGGGAAGGACCGCGACCTGGGCTACGGAATTCTGCGGCTCACCGACGCGCACCCGTGGCAGCCTGCGCACGTGTTGCAGCCGCTCGCCGCGGCGGCGTTGGCGCTCTTGTTCCAGTGGGGCGTCGCGCTTCACGATCTGGAATTCGACCAGGCGCTGAGAGGCGAGAAGCCGTGGCACCGCCTCCGGCAGGAGCTCGGAGCGATCGTGAAGAAGGGCGCGCGGCAGTTGCTGAAAGACTACGTCTTCTTCCCGGCGATCGCAGGTCCCGCCGCACCGCCCGTGCTATTGGGCAACCTGACCGCGAACCTGGTGCGGAACGTGTGGGCCTTCGCGATCATCTTCTGCGGACACTTCACCGCCGACGTCGAGACGTTCGACGAGGCGGTGCTCGCGGGTGAGACCAGGGGCCAGTGGTACCTCCGCCAGCTCAAGGGCTCGAGCAACCTGGACGGGGGACCGGCATTCCATTTCTTGTCCGGCAACTTGAGTCTCCAGATCGAACACCACCTCTTTCCCGACGTGCCGGCCGTGCGATACGCCGACATGGCCGAGAAGGTCCGTGAGATCTGCGCCCGCTACGGGCAGCACTACAACACCGGGCCGTTCACCCGGCAGTTCGCGAGCGTGATCCGGCGGATCTTCCGCTACAGCCTGCCCACGACGCACTCGAGAGCAACCCACGCCTGTGCCGCCTAG
- a CDS encoding ferredoxin reductase: protein MASPNSQTHETSLHLIDRHWVDFVLAHVNPLWSVVATKARLLEVRRESPDTSTFVLQPNSRWQGFRPGQFVPLRVRIDGVVHERCYTLTGPPSATTLELTIRRRPGGIVSSFLHDRLRVGAVVELGPAQGDFVLPEVLPGKLLLIAGGIGITPLYGLVHDVLARESNTDVALLYYAHGDRDFVFRTALDALAVVSPALRIDYVTGGRSHAPCDATTLARIVPDWSERLAYACGPEPLLEAVGATFAAADRSAWLRVERFGRKAPTVAGTAHTVTYARSGVVAVAGGSTLLEAAECAGLRPAYGCRMGICRTCRCRKVEGPVRDLSTGAVDDAPGRDIRLCVTEPVGPVTLDL from the coding sequence GTGGCCAGCCCGAACAGCCAAACACACGAGACGTCCCTGCACCTGATCGACCGCCATTGGGTCGACTTCGTGCTCGCCCACGTGAACCCGCTCTGGAGTGTCGTCGCAACGAAGGCGCGCCTCCTCGAGGTGCGCCGCGAATCACCCGACACGTCGACCTTCGTCCTGCAGCCGAACTCGCGCTGGCAGGGCTTTCGTCCCGGACAATTCGTACCGCTGCGCGTCCGCATCGACGGGGTCGTGCACGAGCGGTGCTATACCCTGACCGGCCCGCCGTCGGCGACGACGCTGGAGCTCACCATAAGACGCCGACCCGGCGGGATCGTCTCGAGCTTCCTGCACGATCGCCTGCGGGTCGGCGCGGTGGTCGAGCTGGGTCCGGCGCAGGGCGATTTCGTCCTGCCCGAGGTGCTACCCGGAAAGCTGCTCCTGATCGCCGGGGGCATCGGCATCACGCCGCTGTACGGCCTCGTGCACGATGTCCTCGCGCGCGAAAGCAACACCGACGTGGCGCTCTTGTACTACGCCCACGGCGACCGCGACTTCGTGTTCCGCACCGCGCTCGATGCGCTCGCGGTCGTGAGCCCGGCGCTACGCATCGATTACGTGACGGGCGGGCGGTCGCATGCGCCCTGCGACGCGACGACGCTCGCGCGGATCGTCCCCGACTGGAGCGAGCGGCTCGCGTACGCGTGCGGGCCGGAACCGCTGCTCGAAGCCGTGGGCGCCACGTTCGCTGCGGCCGATCGGTCGGCTTGGCTGCGGGTCGAGCGCTTCGGCCGCAAGGCGCCGACCGTCGCGGGCACGGCCCACACGGTCACCTATGCGCGCTCGGGCGTAGTGGCCGTCGCCGGCGGTTCGACGCTGCTCGAGGCGGCTGAGTGCGCCGGGCTGCGACCTGCATACGGCTGCCGCATGGGCATTTGTCGAACCTGCCGCTGTCGCAAGGTCGAGGGCCCCGTCCGCGATCTGTCGACGGGCGCGGTCGACGACGCCCCCGGTCGCGACATCCGCCTATGCGTCACGGAGCCCGTCGGGCCCGTGACGCTCGACCTGTGA
- a CDS encoding NADH-quinone oxidoreductase subunit H, giving the protein MSALHTLLGLALAPLLLGVINRTKATIGGRIGQPLLQPYHDLVKLLRKGAVYSHTTTWVFRSGPLVGLAAVLIAFGLLPFAGAPALWSFPGDLVLLVYLLGVMRFVTVVAALDTGSSFEGMGASREVTFAALAEPAVLLGLAALARTTGTLSLSAMFAGVTTMAWIHAAPALALVAAAFVIVFLAENGRIPIDDPTTHLELTMIHEVMVLDHGGPDLAFILYGAALKLWLLGSLLVGVVVPVHTGRPWLDTMSAVVAMFVLAVATGLVESSMARLRLVHVPQLLVAAGVLATLALVLVLR; this is encoded by the coding sequence ATGAGCGCGCTGCACACGCTCCTCGGTCTCGCGCTCGCGCCGCTGCTGCTCGGCGTGATCAACCGCACGAAGGCGACGATCGGCGGGCGCATCGGGCAACCGTTGCTGCAGCCGTACCACGATCTCGTGAAGCTCCTCCGCAAGGGCGCCGTCTACAGCCACACGACGACATGGGTGTTTCGTTCGGGTCCCCTGGTGGGGCTCGCCGCCGTGCTGATCGCGTTCGGGTTGCTGCCGTTCGCGGGCGCGCCGGCGCTCTGGTCGTTCCCGGGCGACCTCGTCCTGCTCGTTTATCTCCTCGGTGTGATGCGGTTCGTGACCGTCGTCGCCGCGCTCGACACGGGATCGAGCTTCGAAGGCATGGGTGCCAGCCGTGAGGTGACCTTCGCCGCGCTGGCGGAGCCTGCCGTCCTCCTCGGCCTGGCGGCGCTCGCGCGCACGACGGGCACGCTGTCGCTGTCGGCGATGTTCGCCGGCGTGACCACCATGGCATGGATCCACGCCGCGCCGGCGCTCGCGCTCGTCGCCGCGGCGTTCGTGATCGTGTTCCTCGCCGAGAATGGTCGCATTCCGATCGACGATCCCACCACGCATCTCGAGCTCACGATGATCCACGAGGTCATGGTGCTCGACCACGGCGGGCCCGATCTCGCTTTCATCCTCTACGGTGCGGCGCTGAAGCTCTGGCTCCTCGGAAGCCTGCTCGTCGGCGTGGTCGTGCCCGTCCATACGGGGCGCCCGTGGCTCGACACCATGAGCGCCGTCGTCGCGATGTTCGTTCTCGCCGTCGCCACCGGGCTCGTGGAGTCGTCGATGGCGCGGTTGCGCCTGGTGCACGTGCCCCAGCTCCTCGTCGCGGCCGGGGTGCTGGCGACCCTCGCGCTCGTGCTGGTGCTGCGGTGA
- the fabR gene encoding HTH-type transcriptional repressor FabR produces MSTRDERKQQTRRSLLNAALELSLEGKGFSGVGLREVARAAGVVPTAFYRHFRDLDELGLALVDDVCFQLRRLMREARATARALPDVAIRDSVRGYLGYVRTHARAFEFLLRERSGGSPVLREAIAKEIRYFVHELTTDLRPLEPFAKFSASDLEMVADLVVTTVVSLSLEILSLPPGHSRLEEDAVARGVKQLRLIFLGTRAWRTD; encoded by the coding sequence ATGAGCACTCGGGACGAACGGAAGCAGCAGACGCGGCGCAGCCTGCTGAACGCGGCGCTCGAGCTCAGCCTCGAGGGCAAGGGATTCTCCGGCGTCGGCCTGCGCGAGGTCGCCCGCGCCGCCGGCGTCGTACCCACCGCGTTCTACCGTCACTTTCGCGATCTGGACGAACTGGGGCTCGCACTGGTGGACGACGTATGTTTCCAGCTGCGACGGCTCATGCGCGAGGCGCGCGCGACCGCGCGTGCGCTGCCGGACGTCGCGATTCGCGATTCGGTGCGGGGGTATCTCGGGTACGTACGCACGCACGCGCGGGCGTTCGAATTCCTGCTACGCGAACGCAGCGGTGGGTCGCCCGTCCTGCGCGAGGCCATCGCCAAGGAGATCCGCTACTTCGTCCATGAGCTCACCACCGACCTGCGGCCGCTCGAACCCTTCGCGAAATTCAGCGCCTCGGACCTGGAGATGGTCGCGGACCTCGTGGTCACGACCGTCGTGAGTTTGTCCCTCGAGATACTGAGCCTGCCCCCGGGCCACTCGCGGCTCGAAGAAGACGCCGTCGCGCGCGGGGTCAAACAACTGCGTCTCATCTTTCTCGGTACGCGGGCTTGGCGGACCGACTAG
- a CDS encoding proton-conducting transporter membrane subunit, with protein MAILLAALGAPLLGGLGALLVRGSWRWATAFGVGGVVLGSLVALVPTVAALLGAPVLALSLPWDVPFGAFAVGLDALSALFVLPVLVLSTVAAVYGGGYLRAHHGDDESPGTSWFFFGLLVASMELVLVARNAVLFLVAWEIMALASFFLVTADDRDASVREAGFTYLVATHLGTAFLIAMFVLLGGGADPMNFDHFPHVTNVGAIVLLALVGFGTKAGFMPLHVWLPEAHPAAPSYVSAVMSGVMIKTGIYGLVRVLTLVGPLPGWCGWLLVAVGAASGVLGILSALAQQDVKRILAYSSIENVGIITLALGLGLVGLRAGANDVAVLSFAAAFLHVLNHAVTKGLLFLGVGAVVQQTGTRRLDTLGGLLRRLPRTGLACFVGSAAIAGLPPFGAFASEFLLYVAAYRAILALSGARALPAAATIGALALIGGLAAACFAKLFGIAFLGEPRSEQADRAREPGRAMQSGVVVLAAGCIILGVASPLVVRSLEPVLTQVTALPHDAVDGELVVAVTALSAVVASCVAFAIVAGGLAALRRRLLAGRAVTAGPTWDCGYAAPSPRMQYTGSSFSQPLTTVFARVLRVESGGAAPKGFFPARASFASATPDVAREGLYRPVFGGVRRALGSLRWLQHGEVQLYVLYVALTLIALLVWKIGPG; from the coding sequence GTGGCGATCCTGCTTGCAGCCCTCGGCGCTCCGCTCCTCGGCGGGCTCGGTGCGCTGCTGGTGCGGGGCTCGTGGCGGTGGGCGACCGCGTTCGGTGTCGGGGGTGTAGTCCTCGGGAGCCTCGTCGCGCTCGTTCCCACGGTCGCCGCCTTACTCGGGGCGCCGGTGCTGGCACTCAGCCTGCCGTGGGACGTCCCATTCGGCGCGTTCGCCGTCGGACTCGATGCGTTGTCGGCACTCTTCGTCCTCCCTGTTCTGGTCCTCTCCACCGTCGCCGCCGTATACGGGGGCGGGTACCTGCGCGCGCACCACGGCGACGACGAGTCTCCCGGCACGTCGTGGTTCTTCTTCGGCTTGCTCGTCGCGAGCATGGAACTGGTGCTCGTCGCGAGGAACGCCGTCCTCTTCCTCGTCGCGTGGGAGATCATGGCGCTCGCCTCGTTCTTCCTCGTGACGGCCGACGATCGGGACGCGAGCGTTCGCGAAGCGGGCTTCACCTACCTCGTGGCGACGCATCTCGGCACGGCGTTCCTGATCGCGATGTTCGTGCTCCTCGGCGGCGGCGCGGATCCCATGAACTTCGACCACTTCCCCCACGTGACAAACGTCGGAGCGATCGTGCTTCTCGCCCTCGTCGGCTTCGGCACCAAGGCGGGCTTCATGCCACTGCACGTCTGGTTGCCCGAAGCGCACCCGGCGGCCCCGTCGTACGTGTCCGCGGTGATGTCCGGCGTGATGATCAAGACCGGCATCTACGGTCTCGTCCGCGTGCTGACGCTCGTCGGGCCGCTGCCGGGGTGGTGCGGGTGGCTGCTCGTCGCCGTCGGCGCCGCGTCGGGCGTGCTCGGCATCCTCTCCGCGCTCGCGCAGCAGGATGTGAAGCGCATCCTCGCGTACAGCAGCATCGAGAACGTCGGCATCATCACGCTGGCGCTCGGGCTCGGTCTCGTCGGCCTGCGCGCCGGGGCCAACGACGTCGCCGTGCTGAGCTTCGCGGCCGCGTTCCTCCACGTGCTGAACCACGCGGTCACGAAGGGGCTCTTGTTCCTCGGTGTGGGTGCCGTCGTGCAGCAGACGGGCACGCGACGGCTCGATACGCTGGGTGGGTTGCTCCGCCGGCTGCCTCGGACGGGCCTCGCGTGCTTCGTCGGCAGCGCGGCGATCGCGGGGCTGCCGCCGTTCGGTGCGTTCGCGAGCGAGTTCCTGCTCTACGTCGCCGCGTATCGTGCGATATTGGCGCTCAGCGGCGCGCGCGCGCTGCCCGCGGCCGCGACGATCGGGGCGCTCGCCCTCATCGGCGGGCTCGCGGCGGCATGCTTCGCGAAGCTCTTCGGCATCGCGTTTCTCGGCGAGCCGCGGAGCGAGCAAGCGGATCGGGCCCGGGAGCCCGGCCGCGCGATGCAGAGCGGGGTCGTCGTGCTGGCCGCCGGCTGCATCATCCTCGGTGTGGCGTCGCCGCTCGTCGTGCGGAGTCTCGAGCCGGTTCTCACGCAAGTAACGGCGCTGCCGCACGACGCGGTCGACGGCGAGCTCGTCGTCGCGGTGACCGCGCTCTCGGCCGTCGTCGCGTCGTGCGTGGCCTTCGCGATCGTGGCGGGGGGCCTGGCGGCGTTGCGTCGCCGGCTCCTGGCGGGACGCGCCGTCACCGCGGGACCCACGTGGGACTGCGGATACGCCGCCCCGTCGCCGCGCATGCAGTACACGGGGTCGTCGTTCAGCCAGCCGCTCACGACGGTCTTCGCGCGCGTGCTGCGCGTGGAATCGGGCGGCGCGGCCCCGAAGGGCTTCTTCCCGGCGCGGGCGTCGTTCGCGAGCGCGACCCCGGACGTCGCTCGTGAGGGCCTCTATCGCCCCGTGTTCGGCGGCGTCAGGCGCGCGCTCGGGAGCTTGCGCTGGCTCCAGCACGGCGAGGTGCAGCTCTACGTGCTCTATGTCGCGCTCACACTGATCGCGCTCCTCGTGTGGAAGATCGGACCGGGATGA
- the gcvA gene encoding transcriptional regulator GcvA, with amino-acid sequence MREELPPVAFLRAFSRAAETLSFKDAAADLGLSPSALSRQIQALEAHLGIVLFRRLNPGLEITDEGRRYLVSVNRALAELRRGQEAVAAPRSGPLRVSALESFTESWLIPHLADFERACPGIELQVEATLRYADFTRDPVDVAIRFGTGPWGDLHSEPIVDMSYFPVCSPALLRGDPPLREPAGLRSHTLIHVSQTPDAWRGWLTYAGLADLEPARAITYDHLSIALSAAEAGRGVALASQFLCEQRLAAGRLCVPFDLRASSPTTYHLVCRPEGLDDPRITAFRDWLVEALA; translated from the coding sequence ATGCGCGAAGAGCTACCGCCGGTCGCGTTCCTCCGCGCCTTCTCCCGCGCGGCTGAGACGCTGAGCTTCAAGGACGCGGCGGCCGACCTCGGCCTGTCACCGTCGGCACTGAGCCGGCAGATCCAGGCACTGGAAGCGCACCTCGGCATCGTGCTGTTCCGGCGTCTCAACCCGGGGCTGGAGATCACTGACGAGGGCCGACGCTACCTCGTGTCGGTGAATCGTGCATTGGCGGAGCTGCGCCGTGGGCAGGAGGCGGTCGCCGCCCCGCGCTCCGGTCCGCTCCGCGTGAGCGCGCTCGAATCGTTCACCGAGAGCTGGCTGATCCCCCACCTGGCGGACTTCGAGCGCGCCTGCCCAGGAATCGAGCTGCAGGTGGAAGCGACGCTCCGCTACGCGGACTTCACGCGCGACCCGGTCGACGTCGCGATCCGTTTCGGGACCGGCCCGTGGGGCGATCTCCACAGCGAGCCGATCGTCGACATGTCGTACTTCCCGGTCTGCAGCCCGGCGCTGCTCCGCGGCGATCCACCGCTGCGCGAGCCTGCGGGGCTCCGGTCGCACACGCTCATCCATGTGAGCCAGACGCCCGACGCGTGGCGCGGGTGGCTCACGTATGCCGGGCTGGCGGATCTCGAGCCGGCGCGCGCCATCACCTACGATCACCTCTCGATCGCACTCAGCGCCGCGGAGGCCGGCCGAGGGGTTGCGCTCGCCAGCCAGTTCCTGTGCGAGCAACGGTTGGCGGCCGGACGTCTGTGCGTGCCGTTCGACCTTCGCGCGTCGTCGCCCACGACCTACCACTTGGTGTGCCGACCCGAGGGCCTCGACGACCCGCGCATCACCGCGTTCCGCGACTGGCTGGTCGAGGCGCTCGCGTAG